One genomic segment of Paraburkholderia caffeinilytica includes these proteins:
- a CDS encoding glycosyltransferase family 2 protein — MSAIVQPATPAADASSVQDGNVQDGARSAEPIFAAFAVCVTTMNRTETLAACLDSLSHCVPAAACIVVSDDSPELAMRAANAAVVAQHPGAIWLEGPRRGVCANRNNAVRHCLAHAPQCEYVSFVDDDVQIAADFFAVARAHLAALPPERRHKVMLTGGSSSGEEHPECYPLKLSFAGYFTAADEPQCVNIHAAVFPLALFERNGWDENIFFGIEDAELSLRALKNGYSIELLPTLRTRDTLPGGGVIECTPRRYGMSRYQLYCEAARLYVGVKRYRVIDPSLPKYLVFITLYFVHLTLYLAKRRALSSLLPIVRLSNVRRATTAQ, encoded by the coding sequence ATGAGCGCGATCGTGCAACCCGCAACGCCGGCTGCCGATGCCAGCAGCGTGCAAGACGGCAACGTGCAAGACGGCGCCCGAAGCGCGGAACCCATCTTCGCCGCTTTCGCCGTCTGCGTGACGACGATGAATCGCACCGAAACGCTCGCGGCGTGCCTCGACAGCCTCTCGCATTGCGTGCCGGCTGCCGCGTGCATTGTCGTCAGCGACGACTCGCCGGAGCTTGCGATGCGCGCGGCCAATGCGGCCGTTGTCGCGCAGCATCCGGGCGCTATCTGGCTGGAGGGCCCGCGGCGCGGCGTATGCGCGAATCGCAACAACGCGGTGCGCCATTGCCTCGCCCACGCGCCGCAATGCGAGTATGTGTCGTTCGTCGACGATGACGTGCAGATCGCCGCTGATTTCTTTGCCGTCGCGCGGGCCCATCTCGCCGCGTTGCCGCCTGAGCGTCGTCACAAGGTGATGCTGACGGGCGGTTCGTCGAGTGGTGAGGAACATCCCGAATGTTATCCGCTGAAACTGTCGTTTGCGGGCTATTTCACCGCCGCCGACGAGCCGCAGTGCGTCAACATTCATGCGGCCGTGTTCCCGTTAGCGCTCTTCGAGCGCAACGGCTGGGACGAGAACATTTTCTTCGGCATCGAAGATGCCGAACTGTCGCTGCGCGCGCTCAAGAACGGCTACTCGATCGAGCTGTTGCCCACGCTGCGCACCCGCGACACGCTGCCTGGCGGCGGCGTGATCGAGTGCACGCCTCGCCGGTATGGCATGTCGCGCTATCAGCTGTATTGCGAAGCGGCGCGGCTCTACGTGGGGGTGAAGCGCTACCGCGTGATCGATCCGAGTCTGCCGAAGTACCTCGTGTTCATCACGCTGTATTTCGTCCACCTGACGCTTTATCTCGCGAAGCGCCGCGCGCTTTCGTCGCTGCTGCCGATTGTCAGACTGTCGAATGTACGGCGGGCGACCACGGCCCAATAA
- a CDS encoding glycosyltransferase family 4 protein → MNILFTIHHNLSRNAGAPGVTVKLAEALRARGHTVRIFSHDDVKVIGGLGRTMLFPWIVLGHVLAHSEYDVLDMSSGDGWLINLARRACGWRRLQLSVTRSHGMEPVVHEAFLEAWRTGNVEKSWKYRFYYGGLRLWECTKSFEWADVAMLLNDTECTFAVSKLRFGETRVVRIDNGIDETFTSIARTALNEARTEAVVPLNLAFIGRANYWKGIDTLATAVAALFERNGGVTLTLLGTGESAEQTLARFPESARERITVVPAFDNAKLPELLAPCHILAFPSIYEGFPLSPLEAMACGLVPVVSNIGGLRAYVRNGDNGVIVPPGDATALGAAIQSLLDDPAYWAVLQRRARETALDYSWANVADRFELLYASRLRRRAAPVAA, encoded by the coding sequence ATGAATATCCTGTTCACGATTCACCACAATCTGAGCCGCAACGCGGGCGCGCCCGGTGTGACCGTCAAACTCGCCGAGGCGTTGCGCGCGCGCGGCCATACCGTACGGATTTTTTCGCATGACGACGTGAAAGTCATCGGCGGCCTCGGGCGCACGATGCTGTTTCCGTGGATCGTGCTGGGTCATGTGCTTGCGCATTCCGAGTACGACGTGCTCGACATGTCGTCGGGAGACGGCTGGCTGATCAACCTCGCAAGGCGCGCGTGCGGATGGCGGCGGCTGCAGTTGTCGGTGACCCGCAGCCATGGCATGGAGCCTGTGGTGCACGAGGCGTTTCTCGAAGCCTGGCGCACCGGCAATGTGGAAAAATCATGGAAATACCGCTTCTACTATGGTGGACTGCGGCTATGGGAATGCACGAAGTCGTTCGAGTGGGCAGACGTTGCGATGCTGCTCAACGATACCGAGTGCACGTTCGCCGTATCGAAACTGCGCTTTGGCGAAACGCGGGTGGTCAGGATCGACAACGGGATCGACGAGACGTTCACGTCGATCGCGCGGACGGCGCTGAATGAAGCGAGGACAGAAGCGGTGGTCCCGCTGAATCTTGCATTTATCGGCCGCGCCAACTACTGGAAAGGCATCGATACGCTGGCGACGGCCGTTGCCGCGCTGTTCGAGCGCAACGGCGGCGTCACACTCACATTGCTCGGCACCGGCGAGTCCGCCGAGCAGACGCTCGCGCGCTTTCCAGAAAGCGCGCGCGAGCGGATCACGGTGGTGCCGGCTTTCGACAACGCAAAGCTGCCCGAACTGCTTGCACCGTGTCACATTCTCGCGTTTCCGTCGATCTACGAAGGATTTCCGCTCTCGCCGCTCGAAGCGATGGCGTGCGGGCTCGTACCGGTGGTGTCGAATATTGGCGGCCTGCGTGCTTATGTGCGCAATGGCGACAACGGCGTGATCGTGCCACCCGGCGACGCAACGGCGCTCGGCGCCGCCATCCAGTCGCTCCTCGACGACCCCGCGTACTGGGCCGTGCTGCAGCGGCGCGCGCGGGAAACCGCGCTCGACTATTCATGGGCGAACGTCGCGGATCGCTTCGAGTTGCTCTACGCGTCGCGTCTACGACGGCGTGCCGCGCCGGTTGCGGCATAA
- a CDS encoding flippase, with protein MEKNILKNIAINFAGSIVPTFISLATVPAYLHLMGVERYGVINLVWALIGYFSVLDLGISLATENQIAKVRDADDGSVERIFWSACALNLATGIVGGLIVYFGAFLYIAHGVKIEPAFQREVMASLPWIAISVPLANVSWVFAGAITAVERFASYNTNQTIGTILFQVLPLVAIYCFSPSLAVVIPAAVGARLIAAVLLGIATWRALKLRRVGKPEWRAVADLFRYGRWLLLFSGAGIVSQTLDRVLVGSLLGARFVAYYATPQNLVSRLNILPGAMLRTLFPRLSASSRENADQLARGALAFLNGAFTPCVIVALFALEPFLTIWLGASMATACAPVGRILIVGVWLAGQSSILGILIQAQGNPADVARVSWIQLPVFVGALWLAIHTFGIVGAATVVVIKALFDYAAFLYFSRLHALAIVANMLAHLSFLVVAGVLAASIVALPVLIAAAIVLAAANLGWSLHVSSELRAMVRKVWTRLSVFAG; from the coding sequence ATGGAAAAAAACATTCTGAAGAACATCGCGATCAACTTCGCGGGCTCGATCGTTCCGACCTTCATCTCGCTCGCGACCGTACCGGCTTACCTGCATCTGATGGGCGTCGAGCGGTATGGCGTCATCAACCTGGTGTGGGCGCTGATCGGCTACTTCAGCGTGCTCGATCTGGGCATCAGTCTCGCGACCGAAAATCAGATTGCCAAAGTGCGCGATGCCGACGACGGGTCAGTCGAGCGGATTTTCTGGAGCGCGTGCGCGCTGAATCTCGCCACCGGGATAGTCGGCGGCCTGATCGTGTACTTCGGCGCGTTTCTGTATATCGCACACGGCGTGAAGATCGAGCCGGCGTTCCAGCGCGAAGTGATGGCGAGCCTGCCATGGATCGCGATCTCGGTGCCGCTCGCGAATGTGTCGTGGGTCTTCGCCGGCGCGATCACGGCGGTCGAGCGCTTCGCCAGCTACAACACCAACCAGACGATCGGCACGATCCTTTTCCAGGTATTGCCGCTGGTGGCGATCTACTGTTTTTCGCCCTCGCTGGCGGTGGTGATTCCGGCTGCGGTAGGCGCGCGGCTGATCGCCGCCGTCCTGCTCGGCATCGCGACCTGGCGGGCGTTGAAGCTCAGGCGGGTGGGCAAGCCGGAATGGCGGGCGGTTGCCGACCTGTTTCGCTATGGCCGCTGGCTGCTGCTGTTTTCCGGCGCCGGCATCGTTTCGCAGACGCTGGATCGCGTACTGGTCGGCTCGCTGCTAGGCGCGCGCTTCGTCGCGTACTATGCCACGCCGCAAAATCTGGTGAGCCGCCTGAACATCTTGCCGGGCGCGATGCTGCGCACACTGTTTCCGCGTCTGTCGGCGTCGTCGCGAGAAAACGCCGATCAGCTGGCGCGCGGCGCTCTGGCGTTTCTGAACGGTGCGTTCACGCCGTGCGTGATCGTCGCGCTGTTCGCGCTGGAACCATTCCTGACGATCTGGCTCGGCGCGTCGATGGCGACAGCCTGTGCGCCGGTCGGCCGCATTCTCATCGTCGGCGTGTGGCTTGCGGGTCAATCGAGCATTCTCGGCATTCTGATTCAGGCGCAGGGGAATCCCGCCGACGTCGCGCGCGTGAGCTGGATTCAGTTGCCGGTGTTCGTCGGTGCGTTATGGCTGGCGATTCACACGTTCGGCATCGTGGGCGCCGCTACCGTCGTCGTGATCAAAGCGCTGTTCGACTATGCGGCGTTTCTGTATTTCTCGCGGCTGCATGCGTTGGCGATCGTCGCCAATATGCTGGCTCATCTGTCGTTTCTTGTTGTGGCGGGCGTGCTCGCCGCGTCGATCGTCGCACTGCCGGTGCTGATTGCGGCCGCCATCGTGCTGGCAGCCGCGAACCTCGGCTGGTCGTTGCATGTGTCGAGTGAACTGCGCGCGATGGTGCGCAAGGTGTGGACGCGGTTGTCGGTGTTCGCCGGTTAA
- a CDS encoding acyltransferase family protein, which translates to MNPRNLVMPPGAFRLALACTVFVSHVLPLALGAAAVYLFFALSGYWIYQMWHSEYASLDRPYTTFLVSRVWRLFPAFYATLAVLALCVHPLGWLAFQLPNDWSPASLNFYVSHLVLLGYAQLSAPANVVPTVWSLDIELQFYLFAPLAIWLLDRTTHRSTGRLALYGFAAAGLAVLFTIYGLRPTTGTLPLYLGFFLCGLLTARHGWRPARGQARASLLGAALLLSGCIALPHAREFFLWGSFSGPLSQYNAQANGLLALLLVPYAMATVRRAGTRSDRTLGNLSYEVYLVHGAALPIFLQHCLHLSRAARMPWIVLMIAAVAALSWLIYRYVDEPSERLRRAFVKAQPRRAASAPPAAPSTA; encoded by the coding sequence ATGAACCCACGCAATCTGGTCATGCCGCCCGGCGCATTCCGTCTCGCGCTCGCGTGCACTGTCTTTGTCAGTCACGTGTTGCCACTCGCGCTCGGCGCAGCCGCCGTCTACCTGTTCTTCGCGCTGAGCGGCTACTGGATCTATCAGATGTGGCATAGCGAGTACGCGTCGCTCGACCGTCCCTACACGACGTTCCTCGTGTCGCGCGTCTGGCGACTGTTCCCGGCGTTCTACGCAACACTGGCGGTGCTTGCGCTGTGCGTGCATCCGCTCGGCTGGCTGGCGTTCCAGTTGCCCAACGACTGGTCGCCGGCTTCGCTCAATTTCTACGTATCGCATCTGGTTCTGCTCGGCTATGCCCAGCTCAGCGCGCCTGCCAATGTGGTGCCGACGGTGTGGTCGCTCGATATCGAGTTGCAGTTCTATCTGTTCGCCCCGCTCGCCATCTGGCTGCTCGATCGCACGACGCATCGCTCGACAGGCCGTCTCGCGCTATACGGCTTCGCGGCTGCGGGCCTCGCGGTGCTCTTCACGATCTACGGTCTGCGTCCGACAACCGGCACGCTGCCGCTTTATCTCGGGTTCTTCCTGTGCGGTCTGCTGACGGCCCGTCATGGCTGGCGCCCGGCCCGCGGTCAGGCGCGGGCCAGCCTGCTGGGCGCCGCGCTGCTGCTGTCCGGCTGCATCGCGCTGCCGCACGCACGCGAATTCTTCCTGTGGGGCAGCTTTTCCGGTCCGCTTAGCCAGTACAACGCGCAGGCTAACGGCCTGCTCGCGCTACTACTCGTTCCCTATGCGATGGCGACCGTGCGGCGAGCGGGCACACGCTCCGACCGGACGCTCGGCAATCTGTCCTATGAGGTCTATCTCGTCCATGGCGCGGCCCTGCCGATCTTCCTGCAACATTGCCTGCATCTGTCGCGCGCCGCGCGGATGCCGTGGATTGTGCTGATGATCGCCGCCGTAGCCGCGCTATCCTGGCTCATCTATCGCTACGTCGACGAGCCGTCCGAACGACTCAGGCGCGCGTTCGTCAAGGCGCAGCCGAGGCGTGCCGCGTCCGCGCCACCCGCAGCGCCCAGCACGGCCTGA
- a CDS encoding MBOAT family O-acyltransferase translates to MLFNSFEFLFAFLPIVLVVFFAIGRYSRLLAAGWLALASLFFYGWWNPHFVLLLMLSVSGNYLAGRELSRCHHTQGGKRLLALAIACNLSVLALYKYSNFFIATVDQTVGVHLSALDIVLPLGISFFTFTQIAFLVDAYRGIATEFNFVHYTLFVTYFPHLIAGPVLHHKEMMPQFANRDCYRIVPANVATGVLFLTIGLAKKILLADNLSPYVSPVFDAAHHGVPLNLFAAWTGALAYTFQLYFDFSGYTDMAIGISRMFNIVLPLNFNSPYKSANIVEFWRRWHMTLSRFLRDYLYIPLGGNRDGAAYRYLNLMITMLLGGLWHGANWTFVIWGGLHGLFLCINHAWRFAMGERRVQWETRTRYRVLSTVLTSLAVMLAWVFFRAPSFHAAFDVLAGMTGLHGIVLPAQLQPFVAKLSGHYASLLQFDEPWRALKPYGIAEAKKCVLLLVASAAIVWGCPNSQQIVARLAQPGGTLPARPARSLALASGLGCGVTFIFCLLFLARKAEFLYFQF, encoded by the coding sequence ATGCTCTTCAACAGCTTCGAATTTCTGTTCGCCTTCCTGCCCATCGTCCTGGTCGTTTTCTTTGCGATCGGGCGTTACAGCCGCTTACTCGCCGCCGGCTGGCTTGCGCTCGCGTCGCTGTTCTTCTATGGCTGGTGGAATCCGCATTTCGTCCTGCTATTGATGCTTTCGGTCAGCGGCAACTATCTGGCCGGCCGCGAACTGTCGCGATGCCACCATACTCAGGGCGGCAAGCGGCTGCTCGCGCTGGCGATCGCGTGCAATCTCAGCGTGCTGGCGCTCTACAAGTACAGCAACTTCTTCATCGCCACCGTCGACCAGACCGTGGGCGTGCATCTCAGCGCACTGGATATCGTGCTGCCGCTAGGCATTTCGTTCTTCACGTTCACGCAGATTGCGTTTCTCGTCGATGCATACCGCGGCATCGCGACCGAATTCAACTTCGTCCACTACACACTATTCGTCACGTATTTTCCGCATCTGATCGCGGGACCGGTGCTGCATCACAAGGAAATGATGCCGCAGTTCGCAAATCGCGACTGCTACCGGATCGTACCCGCCAACGTCGCCACCGGCGTGCTGTTTCTGACGATCGGCCTCGCGAAAAAAATCCTGCTCGCCGATAACCTGAGCCCCTACGTATCGCCGGTTTTCGATGCGGCCCACCATGGTGTCCCGCTGAATCTGTTCGCCGCCTGGACCGGCGCGCTCGCCTACACGTTTCAGCTTTACTTCGATTTTTCCGGCTACACGGACATGGCGATCGGCATCTCGCGAATGTTTAATATCGTCTTGCCGCTCAATTTCAATTCGCCCTACAAATCGGCCAATATCGTCGAATTCTGGCGGCGCTGGCATATGACGCTATCGCGTTTCCTGCGCGACTACCTGTACATTCCGCTCGGCGGCAACCGCGACGGCGCCGCGTACCGCTATCTGAACCTGATGATCACGATGCTGCTCGGCGGTCTGTGGCACGGCGCGAACTGGACCTTCGTGATCTGGGGCGGTCTGCACGGGTTGTTTCTGTGCATCAACCACGCATGGCGCTTCGCCATGGGCGAGAGGCGGGTTCAGTGGGAAACGCGCACACGCTATCGCGTGCTGAGCACGGTCCTGACGTCTCTCGCCGTCATGCTTGCGTGGGTGTTCTTCCGTGCACCGTCGTTTCATGCGGCCTTCGATGTGCTCGCCGGCATGACCGGTTTGCACGGCATCGTGTTGCCCGCGCAACTGCAGCCCTTCGTCGCGAAGCTGAGCGGACACTATGCGTCGCTCCTGCAATTCGATGAACCGTGGCGCGCGCTGAAGCCCTACGGCATCGCCGAAGCAAAGAAATGTGTGCTGTTGCTGGTCGCGAGCGCGGCCATTGTCTGGGGCTGTCCGAACTCGCAGCAGATCGTCGCGCGTCTCGCGCAACCCGGCGGCACGCTGCCGGCTCGTCCGGCGCGTTCGCTCGCGTTGGCAAGCGGGCTCGGTTGCGGGGTGACGTTCATCTTCTGCCTGCTGTTTCTTGCCCGCAAAGCCGAATTTCTCTACTTCCAATTCTGA
- a CDS encoding serine aminopeptidase domain-containing protein, protein MKPVVFDDCFGWLHPAPGESGVVLCNPFGYDALCTHRGWRKLAERIAAAGMPVLRFDYPGAGDSAGVEEDPQRVSAWLDSIVAAIGRLREWTGVTRVSLVGLRFGATLAALAAERMGGIDNLVLLAPPIMGRNYLRELRAHRQSWLSTPAGMNGDAIADPDTYVEAFGFGLYGDDIARIGALDLRRDTARPARRVLLLDSSDRNRAQALAEHYVANGVTVERHSFDECDRFVIEALYSEEPVEAFSRATAWLAEELPVDHASARADIDTPEPGNPESPELALAPYHAVERPVVFGKCFGIYCEPIAPRTEVPRADTPAMLFFNTGASHHIGDGRIFVLFARRLAALGIASLRMDLSGLGDAVPAAAAVTLDTIYSDMSCNDACAGADWLVAHGHARVVTFGVCGGAFVGLHACARHPDIVGGFGVNLQKFIWDGAAREPGAHQFASSKVYWRSALTREKWLRALRGQSHPLRIAGVLGKRVARSCWLAATGWIEHLTGWPLTTNEVRDIVRTLHAKGVHLRLVYGEFDVGLDEARVQFGARLGALLRYSRVRAVTLPKLDHALFTRPAREAAMADAERWLFSEVIQAAVPAGAEIDTTGATTPVLFPSQSASSPAGGTTSSRPPAHSYLDGVRP, encoded by the coding sequence ATGAAACCTGTCGTCTTTGACGACTGCTTTGGCTGGCTGCATCCTGCGCCGGGCGAGAGCGGCGTCGTGCTGTGCAATCCGTTTGGATACGATGCGCTGTGTACGCATCGTGGCTGGCGCAAGCTCGCCGAGCGAATTGCCGCGGCGGGCATGCCGGTGCTACGTTTCGACTATCCGGGCGCGGGCGATTCGGCTGGCGTGGAAGAGGATCCGCAGCGCGTGAGCGCGTGGCTCGACAGCATCGTCGCCGCCATCGGACGGCTGCGCGAATGGACTGGCGTGACGCGCGTGTCGCTGGTCGGTCTGCGGTTCGGCGCGACGCTGGCGGCGCTGGCGGCCGAGCGGATGGGCGGCATCGATAACCTCGTCTTGCTGGCGCCGCCGATCATGGGACGCAACTATCTGCGTGAGCTGCGCGCGCATCGGCAAAGCTGGCTCAGCACGCCCGCAGGCATGAACGGCGACGCGATCGCCGACCCCGATACCTATGTCGAGGCGTTCGGCTTCGGGCTATACGGCGACGACATTGCCCGAATCGGCGCGCTCGATCTGCGACGCGATACGGCGAGGCCCGCTCGCCGAGTACTACTGCTCGATTCGAGCGACCGCAACCGCGCGCAGGCGTTGGCAGAACACTATGTGGCCAATGGCGTGACGGTGGAACGTCACAGCTTCGACGAGTGCGACCGCTTTGTGATCGAAGCGTTGTATAGCGAAGAACCGGTCGAGGCGTTTTCGCGTGCCACTGCGTGGCTGGCTGAAGAGCTGCCGGTTGACCATGCAAGCGCCCGTGCGGACATCGACACGCCGGAACCAGGCAACCCCGAATCACCCGAACTCGCGCTCGCGCCTTATCACGCCGTCGAGCGGCCGGTGGTGTTCGGAAAGTGTTTTGGCATCTATTGCGAACCCATTGCGCCGCGCACCGAGGTGCCGCGCGCCGACACACCCGCGATGCTGTTTTTCAACACCGGCGCGAGTCATCACATCGGCGACGGCCGCATCTTCGTGCTGTTCGCGAGGCGTCTGGCAGCACTCGGCATCGCGTCGCTGCGCATGGACCTGAGCGGTCTCGGCGACGCCGTGCCGGCTGCCGCGGCCGTCACGCTCGACACGATCTATTCCGACATGTCGTGCAATGACGCGTGCGCCGGCGCCGACTGGCTCGTCGCGCACGGTCACGCGCGCGTCGTCACGTTCGGCGTGTGCGGGGGCGCGTTTGTCGGGTTGCATGCGTGCGCGCGTCATCCAGACATCGTCGGCGGTTTTGGCGTGAATCTGCAGAAATTCATCTGGGACGGTGCAGCGCGCGAGCCGGGCGCCCATCAGTTCGCGTCGTCGAAAGTCTATTGGCGTTCAGCGCTGACGCGCGAAAAATGGTTGCGCGCGCTGCGCGGTCAAAGCCATCCGTTGCGCATTGCGGGCGTGCTCGGAAAACGGGTCGCGCGATCCTGCTGGCTAGCCGCGACCGGCTGGATCGAACACCTTACCGGCTGGCCGCTTACCACCAACGAAGTGCGCGATATCGTGCGCACGCTTCACGCCAAAGGGGTGCATCTGCGGCTCGTTTACGGCGAGTTCGACGTCGGGCTCGACGAGGCGCGCGTGCAGTTCGGCGCACGGCTAGGCGCATTGCTGCGCTATTCGCGCGTGCGCGCTGTCACGTTGCCGAAGCTCGATCACGCGCTCTTCACGCGCCCTGCGCGCGAAGCGGCGATGGCCGATGCCGAACGATGGCTGTTTTCAGAGGTGATCCAGGCGGCAGTTCCCGCAGGCGCCGAAATCGATACCACCGGCGCAACGACGCCGGTGCTTTTCCCGAGTCAGTCCGCCAGCTCGCCGGCTGGCGGAACAACGAGTTCCCGCCCCCCGGCACACTCATACCTCGACGGAGTACGTCCGTGA
- a CDS encoding class I SAM-dependent methyltransferase — protein sequence MNTQSLSELDRINRTAWNSPDATREFTTEKTFSDRGEQAALEWLRPRCAGLPLLDIGIGAGRTIPLMTSLSNDYTGVDYTPKLLDMAKSRYPDLDLRHMDARDMSALPSGHYGLVEFSWNGIDCVDYDDRVKILSEMYRVLRPGGYVLFSSHNRGGPGYGENIWQLLPEFTLNPLKLGWRTLRSLRRFQLGTLNYMRNIRLNRDYGSYALKTAAAHNFGIVIVYTTLAEQRRQLAEVGFQRDVVFGSCDGDLIADDVETSNAWWFHFIAHKPFAERRFD from the coding sequence GTGAATACACAGTCACTGTCCGAGTTGGACCGCATCAACCGCACGGCGTGGAATTCGCCGGATGCGACGCGCGAATTCACTACCGAAAAGACTTTCTCCGATAGAGGCGAGCAGGCAGCGCTCGAATGGCTGAGGCCGCGTTGCGCGGGTCTGCCGTTGCTCGATATCGGCATCGGCGCGGGCCGCACGATTCCGCTGATGACGTCGCTTTCGAACGACTACACCGGCGTCGACTACACGCCCAAGCTGCTGGACATGGCGAAGTCGCGCTATCCCGATCTGGACTTGCGGCATATGGATGCGCGCGACATGTCCGCGCTGCCGTCCGGGCATTACGGGCTGGTCGAGTTCAGCTGGAACGGCATCGATTGCGTCGACTACGACGACCGCGTGAAGATTCTCAGCGAGATGTACCGCGTGTTGCGTCCCGGCGGCTACGTGCTGTTCTCATCGCATAACCGGGGCGGTCCTGGCTATGGCGAGAACATCTGGCAACTGCTGCCGGAATTCACCCTCAACCCGCTCAAGCTCGGCTGGCGCACGCTGCGCTCGTTGCGGCGCTTTCAGCTCGGCACGCTGAACTATATGCGCAACATACGGCTGAATCGCGACTACGGCAGCTACGCACTGAAGACAGCGGCGGCGCACAACTTCGGCATTGTGATCGTCTATACGACGCTCGCCGAACAGCGCCGGCAGCTCGCCGAGGTCGGCTTTCAGCGCGATGTGGTGTTCGGCAGTTGCGATGGCGACCTGATCGCCGACGACGTGGAAACGAGCAACGCGTGGTGGTTTCACTTCATCGCGCACAAACCGTTTGCCGAACGACGTTTCGACTGA
- a CDS encoding mannose-1-phosphate guanylyltransferase/mannose-6-phosphate isomerase — translation MNRIVEPGNPLASIAGVTGEATRLSVQPVILAGGSGTRLWPLSRARNPKQLIGLMGDESLLEATLRRLDLAFAHAAGSEITAEMPTVTPLSMATPLVVCCEDLRLQTLERLEQCRRPVRMVLEPVPRNTAPALTVAALAARAAAADGDDPVIVALPADHLIADHAALGAALVEAVCHAGRGAIVTLGVPPQRAETGYGYIRTGMALGEHGARAIERFVEKPDADLAERYVASGEYWWNSGMFVVRASVWLAAIELCGPAIAAACAAAFEHAAVDGDGTLRLAREAFAACPSDSIDYAVMERVATDARLIGVAVPLVAGWSDVGAWDSVWAASDKDACGNVARGRVMFEGSADSFAHSEGRLVACVGVSGVVVVETADAVLVASKDRVQDVKAIVSRLKAEQGAEAQEHRKVGRPWGFYDSLERGERFQVKRIVVKPGGRLSLQMHHHRAEHWIVVRGTARVTRGDECFLLSENQSTYIPLGVTHRLENPGKTPLEMIEVQSGGYLGEDDIVRFDDQYGRDQESGHAGTGTSH, via the coding sequence ATGAATCGCATCGTTGAACCAGGCAATCCGCTCGCGTCGATTGCGGGCGTCACCGGAGAGGCCACACGTTTGTCCGTCCAGCCGGTGATTCTCGCGGGCGGTTCCGGCACGCGGCTCTGGCCGTTGTCGCGCGCGCGCAATCCGAAACAGCTGATCGGGCTGATGGGCGACGAATCGCTGCTCGAAGCAACGCTGCGCCGGCTTGACCTTGCGTTCGCCCATGCCGCGGGTAGCGAGATCACGGCTGAGATGCCCACAGTCACGCCGCTGAGCATGGCCACGCCGCTCGTGGTCTGCTGCGAGGACCTGCGTCTGCAAACGCTCGAGCGCCTCGAACAGTGCCGCCGGCCGGTGCGAATGGTGCTCGAGCCGGTGCCGCGCAATACCGCGCCGGCGCTGACCGTCGCGGCATTGGCCGCGCGCGCGGCAGCCGCGGACGGCGACGATCCGGTCATCGTCGCATTGCCGGCGGACCATCTGATTGCCGATCATGCGGCTCTCGGCGCGGCGCTTGTGGAAGCGGTCTGTCACGCCGGGCGTGGGGCGATCGTGACACTGGGCGTGCCGCCGCAGCGCGCGGAAACCGGCTACGGTTATATCCGCACGGGTATGGCGCTCGGCGAGCACGGGGCGCGTGCGATCGAACGCTTCGTCGAGAAACCCGATGCGGATCTCGCCGAACGCTATGTCGCCTCCGGCGAGTACTGGTGGAACAGCGGTATGTTCGTGGTGCGCGCGTCGGTCTGGCTTGCGGCCATCGAGCTATGCGGGCCCGCGATCGCGGCGGCTTGCGCGGCGGCTTTCGAGCATGCCGCCGTGGATGGCGACGGCACGCTGCGGCTCGCGCGTGAAGCATTCGCGGCGTGTCCTTCCGACTCGATCGACTACGCCGTGATGGAGCGTGTCGCCACCGACGCGCGCCTGATCGGCGTCGCGGTGCCGCTGGTCGCGGGCTGGTCGGACGTGGGCGCATGGGATTCGGTATGGGCAGCGTCCGATAAGGACGCTTGCGGCAACGTCGCGCGTGGCCGCGTGATGTTCGAGGGCTCGGCCGACAGTTTCGCGCATTCCGAGGGGCGCCTCGTCGCGTGTGTCGGCGTGAGCGGCGTGGTGGTGGTCGAGACCGCCGACGCGGTGCTGGTCGCCTCGAAAGATCGCGTACAGGACGTCAAGGCGATCGTCAGCCGCCTGAAGGCGGAGCAGGGCGCGGAGGCGCAGGAGCATCGCAAGGTCGGCCGGCCGTGGGGCTTTTACGACTCGCTCGAGCGCGGGGAGCGCTTCCAGGTGAAGCGCATCGTCGTCAAGCCGGGCGGGCGTCTGTCGCTGCAGATGCATCACCATCGCGCGGAACACTGGATCGTGGTGCGCGGCACCGCACGCGTCACGCGCGGCGACGAGTGCTTCCTGCTCTCGGAGAATCAGTCGACGTATATCCCGCTCGGCGTCACGCACCGGCTCGAAAATCCGGGCAAGACGCCGCTTGAAATGATCGAGGTGCAATCAGGCGGCTATCTCGGCGAAGACGACATCGTGCGCTTCGACGATCAATACGGCCGTGATCAGGAGAGCGGCCATGCAGGCACGGGTACTTCACACTGA